Proteins co-encoded in one Cumulibacter manganitolerans genomic window:
- a CDS encoding SRPBCC family protein: protein MSPKPAEPATHLRVSVVTDARIPRLFDYLSVPAHHVRIDGSGTLVSADDRPITAVGDTFRVHMDFAPRGKYVSENHVVAFVPDVQIAWMPARPGRPPLGIRWDWEFDVGPKGETVVTLTCDWSRVTDPEYLATYRLPRISAEEMRLSIKRLIDLVSSYS from the coding sequence ATGAGCCCGAAGCCAGCGGAGCCCGCGACCCACCTACGGGTGTCCGTCGTCACGGACGCACGGATCCCCCGGCTCTTCGACTATCTGAGCGTGCCCGCCCACCACGTGCGCATCGACGGGTCCGGCACGCTGGTCAGCGCGGACGACCGGCCGATCACGGCGGTCGGCGACACCTTCCGGGTGCACATGGACTTCGCGCCGCGCGGCAAGTACGTCAGCGAGAACCACGTGGTGGCCTTCGTGCCCGACGTCCAGATCGCCTGGATGCCGGCCAGGCCCGGCCGGCCGCCGCTGGGCATCCGCTGGGACTGGGAGTTCGACGTGGGCCCGAAGGGCGAGACCGTCGTCACCCTCACCTGCGACTGGTCGCGCGTCACCGACCCGGAGTACCTGGCCACCTACCGGCTGCCGCGGATCAGCGCCGAGGAGATGCGGCTGAGCATCAAGCGGCTGATCGACCTGGTGAGCTCGTACTCCTGA